The following coding sequences are from one Paenibacillus sp. FSL R5-0912 window:
- a CDS encoding response regulator transcription factor has translation MLQRVLLIEDDEAISEMVGSYLTKEGYEVETAFDGEVAVKKFLGGPPYDLVLLDLMLPKRSGTDVLQMIRSGSLVPVLIMSAKDSDVDKALGLGFGADDYITKPFSMIELAARVKAAIRRAGYAAQGSQAAAGNLTQTGEEPKPPKSKVIELQGLTVDLDNFSARKNGEEVKLTAKEFHILKLFVSSPGRVFTKAQIYSLVWEDDYFGDENVINVHMRRLREKIEDDPSHPEYIRTLWGIGYKLGDMQQ, from the coding sequence ATGCTGCAGCGGGTGCTGCTGATTGAGGACGATGAGGCAATCAGCGAAATGGTAGGTTCATATTTGACTAAAGAGGGCTACGAGGTGGAGACAGCATTTGACGGGGAGGTGGCGGTGAAGAAATTTCTGGGCGGTCCGCCATATGATCTGGTACTGCTGGATCTGATGCTGCCGAAGCGCAGCGGCACGGATGTGCTGCAGATGATCCGCAGCGGGAGCCTTGTGCCGGTGCTGATTATGTCAGCGAAGGACAGTGATGTAGATAAGGCGCTGGGGCTTGGCTTCGGCGCGGATGATTATATCACCAAGCCGTTCTCGATGATTGAGCTGGCCGCGCGGGTGAAGGCGGCGATCCGGCGGGCCGGGTACGCAGCGCAAGGGAGCCAGGCTGCCGCCGGCAACCTGACGCAGACCGGAGAGGAGCCGAAGCCGCCGAAGTCCAAAGTGATCGAACTGCAGGGGCTAACGGTCGATCTGGACAACTTCTCGGCGCGGAAGAACGGGGAAGAAGTGAAGCTGACCGCCAAGGAATTCCATATCCTGAAGCTGTTCGTGAGCAGCCCGGGACGGGTGTTCACGAAGGCGCAGATTTACAGTCTGGTCTGGGAGGATGATTACTTCGGGGATGAGAATGTAATCAATGTACATATGCGCAGACTGCGCGAGAAGATTGAGGATGATCCTTCCCATCCGGAATATATCCGAACGCTGTGGGGCATCGGCTATAAGCTCGGAGATATGCAGCAATGA
- a CDS encoding sensor histidine kinase: MTALFIIIIALLLLVLVLQVMNSRQHARQLKYIHTKLESIVERGSHERLLLMSSSLELQILLTDLNRLLDVNHKGAVERARLEKSMRSMLANISHDLKTPLTVVLGYIETLLHDKDMPAEEQERILRTIHSKAGEVITLMNRFFDLAKLESGDRDIPLSRVELGEVCRRNILVFYDILSAKGADVQIEIPDEPLYMMGNDDALDRVLSNLLSNAIAYGEAGGVLGLKLYSTAGQVFIEVWDRGKGIAEGHEDKVFERLYTLEDSRNRDYQGSGLGLTITKRLTEQMNGRISLSSKPYVRTAFTLSFQRLTF, encoded by the coding sequence ATGACAGCCTTGTTCATTATCATCATTGCTCTGCTTCTGCTGGTCCTTGTCCTGCAAGTAATGAATTCGCGGCAGCACGCACGCCAGTTGAAATATATTCATACCAAGCTGGAGAGCATTGTGGAGCGCGGCTCGCATGAACGGCTGCTTCTGATGAGCAGCAGTCTGGAGCTGCAAATCCTGCTGACCGATCTGAACCGGCTGCTGGATGTCAATCATAAGGGAGCCGTAGAACGGGCCAGGCTGGAGAAGTCTATGCGCAGTATGCTGGCTAACATCTCCCATGACCTGAAGACCCCGCTGACAGTGGTGCTAGGGTATATTGAGACCCTGCTGCATGATAAAGACATGCCAGCGGAAGAGCAGGAACGTATTCTGCGCACCATACATTCCAAAGCGGGGGAAGTCATCACGCTGATGAACCGTTTCTTTGATCTGGCCAAGCTGGAGTCGGGGGACCGGGATATCCCGCTGTCACGTGTGGAGCTGGGTGAGGTCTGCCGCAGGAATATTCTTGTGTTCTACGATATTCTGAGTGCCAAAGGTGCCGACGTGCAGATCGAGATACCGGATGAGCCGCTCTATATGATGGGCAACGATGATGCACTGGACCGGGTGTTGTCCAATCTGTTGTCGAATGCGATTGCCTACGGCGAGGCCGGCGGGGTACTGGGGCTGAAGCTGTACAGCACTGCCGGTCAGGTGTTCATAGAAGTATGGGACCGGGGCAAAGGCATTGCCGAAGGCCATGAGGACAAGGTGTTCGAGCGGCTCTACACCCTGGAGGATTCGCGCAACCGTGACTACCAGGGCAGCGGCCTGGGGCTGACCATCACCAAGCGGCTCACCGAGCAGATGAACGGCCGTATTTCCTTAAGCAGCAAGCCGTATGTCCGGACGGCATTTACGCTTTCTTTTCAGCGGCTGACCTTCTGA
- a CDS encoding ABC transporter ATP-binding protein encodes MTTILRTWDLTKVYEEKEIVRSVNMEIRQGEIYGFLGPNGAGKTTVMKMITNLVKPTAGEIEFFGEKMTHRSYEMLKRMGSIIEYPVFYDKLSARENLALHGEYMGYYDPQAMKEALELVKLSAVDKKPVKQFSLGMKQRLGIARAVMTKPELLILDEPINGLDPLGIKELREVFRMLSQEYGMTLLISSHILGEIEQIADTIGVIREGVLVEQLAMDTIRNQNTQYIELITGECTKAVYILEHKLGLTNYKVLDPRTIRIYDEIPQLELSKALAEANVELESMSKKHHSLEDHFVELIGGARNA; translated from the coding sequence ATGACAACCATACTCCGGACATGGGATTTAACCAAAGTCTATGAGGAGAAGGAAATCGTACGCAGCGTGAATATGGAGATCAGGCAGGGTGAAATTTACGGGTTCCTGGGACCCAACGGTGCCGGCAAAACTACGGTGATGAAAATGATCACGAATCTGGTGAAGCCGACGGCGGGCGAGATTGAATTTTTCGGCGAGAAGATGACTCACCGCTCTTACGAAATGCTGAAGCGGATGGGCAGCATCATTGAATATCCGGTGTTCTACGACAAGCTGAGTGCCCGCGAGAATCTGGCGCTGCATGGCGAGTATATGGGATATTATGATCCCCAAGCGATGAAGGAAGCACTGGAGCTGGTGAAGCTGAGTGCCGTGGACAAGAAACCTGTGAAGCAATTCTCCCTGGGGATGAAGCAGCGGCTGGGCATTGCCAGAGCGGTGATGACCAAGCCGGAGCTGCTCATTCTGGATGAACCGATCAATGGGCTGGACCCGCTCGGCATCAAGGAACTGCGCGAGGTGTTCCGCATGCTGAGCCAGGAGTACGGCATGACACTGCTGATCTCCAGTCATATTCTGGGAGAGATCGAACAGATTGCCGACACCATCGGCGTGATCCGTGAAGGAGTACTGGTGGAACAATTGGCGATGGATACGATCCGTAACCAGAATACACAATACATTGAACTGATTACTGGCGAGTGCACGAAGGCTGTCTATATCCTGGAGCATAAGCTGGGCTTGACGAACTACAAAGTGCTCGACCCGCGCACGATACGCATTTACGACGAGATTCCGCAGCTGGAGCTGAGTAAGGCACTGGCTGAAGCCAATGTGGAGCTGGAGAGTATGAGCAAGAAGCATCATTCGCTGGAAGATCACTTCGTAGAACTGATAGGAGGTGCCCGCAATGCTTAA
- a CDS encoding ABC transporter permease — MLKLIRLELRKNKFNFLKSVLIADLAILGFMVLIAFTSLNEGEFSTYTDLFDGVFVFVKATFIIFASVLISKLVIDEYKNNTITVLFMYPVPRKMLLAAKLIIVFLFTFLSIFLSDAVISGILTGIDYFVPDVIQGTLTQELITTQLMKAGTDALYAAGIALIPLYFGMRRKSVPATIVSAVLIVMLISSGFGNGGFRMGNLIWISLSLALVGVGIAYLSIRNIEHQDVA, encoded by the coding sequence ATGCTTAAGCTGATTCGTTTGGAGCTGCGTAAGAACAAATTCAATTTTCTCAAAAGTGTGCTGATTGCCGATCTCGCCATTCTGGGCTTCATGGTTCTTATCGCCTTTACATCGCTTAACGAAGGGGAATTCAGCACGTATACGGATTTATTCGACGGAGTGTTCGTTTTTGTAAAAGCGACCTTTATCATCTTTGCCTCTGTCCTGATCAGCAAGCTGGTGATCGACGAGTACAAGAACAATACCATCACTGTGCTGTTCATGTACCCGGTTCCGCGCAAAATGCTGCTGGCTGCAAAGTTAATCATTGTGTTTCTGTTTACCTTCCTCAGTATTTTCCTGTCTGATGCTGTAATCAGCGGCATTCTTACCGGGATTGATTATTTCGTGCCTGACGTGATTCAGGGAACACTGACACAGGAGCTGATCACTACCCAGCTGATGAAGGCCGGGACGGATGCACTCTACGCTGCAGGCATTGCACTGATTCCGTTATACTTCGGGATGCGCCGCAAATCCGTACCGGCTACCATTGTCTCCGCCGTTCTGATTGTCATGCTGATCTCGTCCGGCTTCGGGAACGGGGGCTTCCGGATGGGCAATCTGATCTGGATTTCGCTCTCTCTGGCGCTGGTGGGAGTGGGGATAGCGTACCTGTCGATCCGGAATATTGAGCATCAGGATGTGGCTTAG
- a CDS encoding hybrid sensor histidine kinase/response regulator, with product MRTDWASILGRALSEESAFRALFDHHPDLIIVLDRQGRYADSNRTLSAEDAARLIECRMHPPGEAYFASALAGITSSFELIMEAAEVSGAKAGDSGGNAVSVRYVPLHTEEGIAGVFAIVHDTGDRPLSLLLQSWERMSRRDSSGAERIGLEGADFPPLTDDELAGEALPLSEFVFEMAEDRRLSLILNSVSAGIFGLDTLGRTIFINREGAEMLGYEPSELAGLPMMEMIHYIGGSAARHSPLECPIRLTIQDGVTRSKADEIFWRKDGTSFFVNYRIAPLLDKGMICGVVVSFSDITNEREILRAKESAEQAAQAKSDFLAMMSHEIRTPMNGMIGMADLLLETNLEEEQRSYTEILRSSSYSLLQILNDILDFSKMEAGKMPLQSESFDLREMLEGIIDLFTPKAEEKKLALRWWADTSVPDIVTTDPSRLRQIIVNLVGNALKFTDQGSVTLSVKNIPLPASPEYLLEFSVRDTGVGIADSKLNLLFQSFSQLHPSINRKYGGTGLGLAICKQLVELMGGTIFVESEENRGSIFRFMLPFVKEEVEAEVYQP from the coding sequence ATGCGTACAGATTGGGCTTCTATCCTGGGCCGGGCACTTTCTGAAGAAAGTGCTTTTAGAGCGTTGTTCGATCATCATCCGGATCTCATTATCGTGCTGGACAGACAGGGGCGTTATGCCGACAGCAACCGTACCTTAAGTGCAGAGGACGCAGCCAGGCTGATCGAATGCCGGATGCATCCTCCCGGGGAGGCCTATTTCGCATCTGCTCTGGCCGGTATTACATCCAGCTTCGAATTAATTATGGAAGCGGCAGAAGTAAGCGGAGCAAAAGCAGGGGATTCCGGGGGTAATGCTGTTTCTGTAAGGTATGTGCCGCTTCATACAGAGGAAGGTATTGCCGGTGTATTTGCCATCGTTCATGATACCGGGGACCGGCCGCTCTCTCTGCTGCTGCAAAGCTGGGAACGCATGAGCAGGCGGGATTCGTCCGGTGCGGAACGTATAGGGCTTGAGGGAGCGGACTTTCCTCCCCTGACGGACGATGAGCTGGCCGGGGAAGCACTGCCGCTTTCGGAGTTTGTTTTTGAGATGGCGGAAGATAGACGGCTTAGTCTGATTCTGAATTCCGTCTCTGCCGGAATCTTCGGACTGGATACGCTGGGGCGGACGATCTTTATCAACCGTGAAGGGGCCGAAATGCTGGGCTATGAGCCGTCAGAGCTGGCCGGACTGCCGATGATGGAAATGATTCACTATATCGGCGGGAGTGCAGCCCGGCATTCACCGCTGGAATGTCCGATCCGGCTCACCATTCAAGATGGCGTTACCCGCAGCAAAGCGGATGAAATCTTCTGGCGTAAGGACGGGACCAGCTTCTTCGTGAACTACCGGATTGCTCCGCTGCTGGATAAAGGCATGATCTGCGGTGTGGTCGTCTCCTTCAGTGATATAACGAACGAACGGGAGATTCTCCGGGCCAAGGAATCGGCTGAGCAGGCTGCGCAGGCCAAGTCTGATTTCCTGGCGATGATGAGCCATGAGATCCGCACCCCGATGAACGGTATGATCGGGATGGCAGATCTGCTGCTGGAAACAAATCTGGAGGAAGAGCAGCGCAGTTATACCGAGATTCTGCGCAGCAGCAGCTACAGTCTGCTGCAGATCCTCAATGATATTCTCGATTTCAGCAAGATGGAAGCCGGCAAAATGCCGCTGCAATCGGAGAGCTTCGACCTGCGCGAGATGCTGGAGGGTATCATTGATCTGTTCACTCCCAAGGCAGAGGAGAAGAAGCTCGCCCTGCGCTGGTGGGCGGATACCAGCGTGCCGGATATTGTCACGACCGATCCGAGCCGCTTGCGGCAGATTATCGTCAATCTGGTCGGCAACGCACTTAAATTCACCGATCAGGGCAGTGTGACCCTCTCGGTGAAGAATATTCCGCTGCCGGCCTCGCCGGAATACCTGCTGGAGTTCTCTGTCCGTGATACAGGGGTAGGTATTGCTGACAGCAAGCTGAATCTGCTGTTCCAGTCCTTCTCCCAGCTGCATCCGTCCATTAACCGTAAATATGGCGGCACCGGACTAGGCCTTGCGATCTGCAAGCAGCTGGTGGAGCTGATGGGCGGAACGATCTTCGTGGAGAGCGAAGAGAACCGGGGATCGATCTTCCGGTTCATGCTTCCTTTTGTGAAGGAAGAGGTTGAAGCGGAAGTATACCAGCCCTAA
- a CDS encoding class I SAM-dependent methyltransferase, with product MQEQMARANKTAWETKAYQAWTQHHGSPDELAGRLKQDPRQPLRHWLKYLGNPSGLKVLNLLGSHGMKANCFALLGAEVTVVDLSEENRLYASEVAAAAGVTLNYICADVLNIPGEEALGTFDVVLMEFGILHYFTDLNAIFSLVSRRLTANGRLILTDFHPFARAWMTTRNLQHPTGNYFDDTLREGEVAFAKLLPEEERSGLAQVVTRGWTVGDIITSVASQGLYIRTFEEIRSPGDPRFPEFYTLIADHIAGQPNPLYPETSG from the coding sequence ATGCAGGAGCAGATGGCACGTGCGAATAAGACAGCTTGGGAAACGAAGGCATACCAGGCCTGGACACAGCATCATGGATCACCTGATGAGCTGGCCGGGCGATTGAAGCAGGACCCAAGGCAACCGTTGCGGCATTGGCTGAAGTACCTAGGCAACCCGTCAGGATTGAAGGTGCTGAACCTGCTAGGCTCTCACGGGATGAAGGCGAATTGTTTCGCTTTGCTGGGTGCTGAGGTTACTGTCGTGGATCTATCCGAAGAGAACCGGCTGTATGCCAGTGAAGTAGCGGCAGCGGCGGGGGTTACACTGAACTACATCTGTGCAGACGTCTTAAATATCCCCGGCGAGGAAGCCCTGGGAACCTTCGATGTTGTCCTGATGGAGTTTGGGATTTTGCATTACTTTACGGATTTAAATGCTATATTTTCTTTGGTCAGCAGAAGGTTAACGGCAAACGGCAGGCTCATACTGACGGATTTCCATCCGTTCGCCAGGGCATGGATGACAACCCGGAATCTTCAGCATCCTACGGGTAATTATTTTGACGATACACTCAGGGAAGGTGAGGTTGCCTTTGCCAAGCTGCTTCCCGAAGAGGAACGGTCCGGGTTAGCCCAAGTGGTGACACGGGGCTGGACTGTAGGCGATATTATCACTTCAGTAGCCTCCCAGGGGCTATATATCCGCACCTTTGAAGAAATCAGGAGTCCAGGGGACCCGAGATTCCCTGAGTTCTACACGCTGATTGCGGATCATATTGCGGGGCAGCCGAACCCGCTGTATCCTGAAACATCAGGATAG
- a CDS encoding DegV family protein, which yields MSIVKIFSDSTSDLPQGWKETYDIGIVPLYVVFEDGTFKDGVEITPEEVYRRVAAGGALPKTAAPSPADFIAAFQPVVSSGGDIVYISLSSSLSSTYQNALLAAGEFPDGRVHVVDSQTLCGGIALLVMKAARAAAKGHSAADIAAMIETSRERVESEFVVDTLDYLYMGGRCSGMQNFIGSLLKIRPVLRLVDGAIVPVARIRGKKEKAVEQMLQHALANAADMDKELLIVAHTLAEEDAKYLETALREQTGVNEIAVIHAGCVIGSHCGPATVGLMYMH from the coding sequence ATGTCTATCGTAAAAATCTTTTCAGACAGCACTTCCGATTTGCCGCAAGGCTGGAAGGAAACGTATGATATCGGCATTGTCCCGTTATATGTAGTTTTTGAAGACGGTACCTTCAAGGATGGTGTAGAGATTACACCCGAAGAAGTGTACCGCCGTGTCGCCGCGGGTGGTGCACTGCCCAAGACGGCAGCCCCTTCCCCGGCTGATTTCATTGCCGCTTTTCAGCCAGTCGTGAGTAGCGGTGGAGATATCGTCTATATCAGTCTTTCTTCTTCTTTATCCTCTACATATCAGAATGCCCTGCTGGCCGCAGGCGAGTTCCCTGATGGCCGGGTACATGTTGTGGATTCCCAGACGTTATGCGGCGGGATCGCCTTGCTGGTCATGAAGGCCGCCCGCGCCGCAGCCAAAGGCCACAGTGCGGCCGACATCGCAGCTATGATCGAAACCTCCCGTGAACGGGTGGAATCCGAGTTTGTCGTCGATACGCTGGATTACTTATATATGGGCGGACGCTGCTCAGGCATGCAGAACTTTATCGGCAGCCTGCTGAAGATCCGGCCTGTACTGCGGCTGGTGGATGGGGCGATTGTACCCGTAGCCAGAATCCGCGGCAAGAAGGAGAAGGCCGTAGAGCAAATGCTGCAGCATGCGCTTGCGAATGCTGCCGATATGGACAAGGAACTGCTCATTGTTGCCCATACCCTGGCCGAAGAGGATGCCAAGTATTTGGAAACGGCACTGCGTGAGCAGACAGGTGTGAATGAAATTGCTGTCATTCACGCCGGCTGTGTCATCGGCAGCCACTGCGGGCCGGCTACAGTTGGTCTTATGTATATGCACTAG
- a CDS encoding AraC family transcriptional regulator has product MEWLIRMKNALDYMESRMTGPLRIEEIAAVAYVSPFHFQRMFSMLTGVTVADYIRKRRLTLAAQELAISNIRVLDVALKYGYDSPESFAKAFRKAHGLTPSAAREPGVQLKAFPRLSFHLSLKGDQEMDYKIVNKEAFTVIGKSMEVTTKDGENFRRIPQFWDECNDDGTSDKLIEFGLREEWLGICMCMDMQKEMLTYWIAVESPPGADPQGYETAVVPAATWAVFKSVGAMPDAIQGVWQRIFQEWFPGTGYEHTGGPEFELYPPGDTSAGDYVCEIWIPVMKK; this is encoded by the coding sequence ATGGAATGGCTGATCCGAATGAAGAACGCGCTGGATTATATGGAGAGCAGAATGACCGGACCGCTGCGGATCGAAGAGATTGCCGCAGTGGCCTATGTCTCCCCTTTCCACTTCCAGCGCATGTTCAGCATGCTGACCGGCGTCACCGTAGCAGACTATATCCGCAAACGCAGATTGACTCTGGCCGCTCAAGAGCTGGCCATTTCAAACATCCGGGTGCTGGATGTCGCACTCAAATACGGATATGACTCTCCGGAGTCATTCGCCAAAGCGTTCCGCAAAGCGCATGGGCTTACCCCCTCTGCCGCACGCGAGCCTGGGGTACAGCTCAAAGCCTTCCCGCGCCTCTCTTTCCATCTGTCATTGAAGGGAGATCAGGAAATGGATTACAAAATCGTGAATAAAGAAGCTTTTACCGTTATCGGCAAATCAATGGAGGTTACCACCAAGGATGGGGAGAATTTCCGCAGAATTCCGCAGTTTTGGGATGAATGTAATGATGACGGCACATCAGATAAGCTGATTGAGTTCGGCTTACGCGAAGAATGGCTCGGCATCTGTATGTGCATGGACATGCAGAAGGAAATGCTGACTTACTGGATTGCTGTGGAAAGCCCGCCAGGGGCGGATCCCCAGGGGTATGAGACTGCAGTGGTTCCGGCTGCGACCTGGGCGGTATTCAAATCCGTAGGAGCTATGCCTGATGCGATTCAAGGGGTCTGGCAGCGCATTTTCCAGGAATGGTTCCCGGGAACGGGCTACGAGCATACAGGCGGACCCGAATTCGAGCTGTATCCTCCAGGCGATACCTCGGCCGGGGATTATGTCTGCGAAATATGGATTCCAGTAATGAAGAAATAA